The Mytilus trossulus isolate FHL-02 chromosome 3, PNRI_Mtr1.1.1.hap1, whole genome shotgun sequence genome contains a region encoding:
- the LOC134711095 gene encoding transcription factor E4F1-like, whose amino-acid sequence MATRKRAEKSPEKRQNEYLESESSEEEESALVLLSRSPRSRAAKLHTSPSISASHLHITNLLCKSGQESRTRKRSIKVEENEEDQSNYMSLDVLAQVASETLESEPKRNNKKTMRLLSSLEILNLKQIKTLSDKFLVNFYAEMSSNEMTRNFIYTCNLMPRKCQTQFKSFGNESGARMKMRNHLHKHLEQLVDEENDPDRKERFYFEAEPVHMKNKRLAEMAAIKKTKKMKFTALKTSKYDNITNTTTPAELKSGEVTEDSRDSMDQISGDENDSSSLQRSDRTKIITKQPNKEVKSGNRIIKGKNDVQPVEQSDNYCREETERRLEENEQLIIELLSRTQPHHDHSYTTVFGRKKSFYMREFIGEAEEEVEVEDEDNLKFYCGREIIRPKRNAEPILCLGNVSVMDELSGYGHDEASKTIIVCSEEIVGDRSESPSLLFENPVISKGHSGQRPYPPMPKCPIAKHGRIAIPEEYESLSEEERRNRQQSPNNTCVINIGPHTQKKKRKNPNELETTEWERKAALKCIRELKARKRDLMYPLYCKICTNKQFTAAATLMYHYRSHAGIKPFMCLICNTTFTRQHSLNYHMLIHNNQSRFTCKDCGRKFRHPSHFKEHLRRHTGETPFICADCPQKFKTRNTYKRHLKTRHGKLLTASGIKILTVEEFAKIRTKPYRRTPDKEVRKMVSEIKSKLEMVDNDSDVDITDEDDDDTSMQENSINIKEEENSNNEGTLADGNTLFIPLGISVNS is encoded by the exons aaTCTAGAACAAGGAAAAGGTCAATAAAggttgaagaaaatgaagaagacCAATCAAATTACATGTCTTTAGATGTCCTTGCACAAGTTGCTTCTGAAACACTTGAAAGTGAacctaaaagaaataataaaaag accATGAGATTGTTATCATCTCTGGAGATTTTGAACCTCAAACAGATAAAAACTCTCTCAGACAAATTTTTAGTCAACTTTTATGCTGAAATGTCATCAAATGAAATGACAAGAAacttcatatatacatgtaacttaaTGCCAAGGAAATGCCAGACTCAGTTCAAAAGTTTTGGAAATGAATCTGGTGCCAGAATGAAGATGAGGAATCATTTGCATAAACATCTTGAGCAATTAGTTGATGAAGAAAATG ATCCTGACAGAAAAGAACGTTTTTACTTTGAGGCTGAACCTGTTCATATGAAGAATAAAAGACTAGCAG AAATGGCAGCTATCAAGAAAACAAAGAAGATGAAATTTACAGCATTAAAAACAAGTAAATATGACAATATAACAAACACAACTACCCCAGCAGAATTAAAGAGTGGTGAAGTAACTGAGGACAGTAGGGATAGCATGGACCAAATTTCTGGTGATGAAAATGATTCATCTTCATTACAGAGAAGTGACAGAACAAAAATTATTACTAAACAACCTAACAAGGAAGTAAAATCTGGTAATAGGATAATCAAAGGAAAAAACGATGTTCAACCAGTGGAACAATCAGATAATTATTGCAGAGAAGAAACGGAGAGGAGACTGGAAGAAAATGAACAATTAATTATAGAGCTGTTAAGTAGAACTCAGCCTCATCATGACCATAGCTACACAACAGTATTTGGAAGGAAGAAAAGTTTCTACATGCGTGAATTTATTGGTGAAGCAGAAGAAGAAGTTGAGGTTGAAGATGAGGACAACTTGAAATTTTACTGCGGAAGAGAAATAATTCGACCAAAACGTAATGCAGAACCTATATTATGTCTGGGTAATGTGTCTGTGATGGATGAGTTGTCAGGATATGGTCATGATGAAGCCTCAAAAACTATAATCGTGTGTTCTGAAGAAATCGTTGGTGACAGATCTGAATCTCCCTCCTTATTGTTCGAAAATCCTGTGATCTCTAAAGGACACAGTGGTCAAA GACCATACCCACCAATGCCCAAGTGCCCAATAGCAAAGCATGGAAGAATTGCAATTCCTGAAGAATATGAATCTCTGTCAGAGGAAGAAAGAAGAAATCGACAGCAATCTCCAAACAATACATGTGTTATTAATATAGGTCCTCATACACAGAAGAAAAAGAGGAAAAATCCAAACGAACTTGAAACCACGGAATGGGAGAGA AAAGCTGCCTTAAAGTGCATACGAGAATTGAAAGCCAGAAAGAGGGACTTAATGTATCCATTATATTGTAAGATCTGCACAAATAAACAGTTCACAGCTGCGGCAACTCTCATGTATCATTACAGAAGTCATGCAG gaatcAAGCCTTTTATGTGCCTTATATGCAATACAACATTTACGAGACAACATAGTTTGAACTACCACATGTTAATTCACAATAATCAAAGTAGATTTACATGCAAGGATTGTGGTAGGAAGTTTAGACATCCAAGTCACTTTAAG gAACACTTGCGTCGTCATACTGGGGAAACTCCATTCATATGTGCAGATTGTCCTCAAAAGttcaaaacgagaaacacatacaAAAGACATCTAAAAACAAGACATGGCAAGCTGTTGACAGCTTCAGGTATTAAAATTCTCACTGTAGAAGAATTTGCTAAAATCAGGACAAAACCATACAGAAGAACACCCGACAAGGAAGTAAGAAAGATGGTGTcagaaataaaaagtaaacttgAAATGGTAGACAATGATTCTGATGTTGATATTACGGATGAGGACGATGATGATACTTCTATGCAGGAAAATAGTATTAACAtcaaagaagaagaaaattcaaataatgaGGGCACGTTGGCAGATGGAAATACATTGTTTATTCCATTGGGTATCTCTGTCAATTCATAG